Proteins found in one Etheostoma spectabile isolate EspeVRDwgs_2016 chromosome 14, UIUC_Espe_1.0, whole genome shotgun sequence genomic segment:
- the col1a2 gene encoding collagen alpha-2(I) chain isoform X5, which produces MLSFVDSRILLLLAVTSYLASCQFSGPRGDKGPRGDRGPKGPNGRDGKPGLPGPAGPPGPPGLGGNFAAQYDGSKAPDPAPGPPGLVGPRGPPGPPGPPGPQGHTGHPGEPGEPGQTGPLGARGPPGPPGKSGEDGNNGRPGKPGDRGTPGPQGARGFPGTPGLPGMKGHRGYTGLDGRKGENGGAGAKGEPGAHGAAGSPGLAGARGMSGERGRAGPAGPAGARGADGNVGPAGPAGPLGAAGPPGFPGGPGPKGEIGPAGATGPTGAQGARGEPGLNGAVGPVGPAGNPGANGLNGAKGAAGTPGVAGAPGFPGPRGGPGPQGPQGPAGQRGLSGDPGAQGVKGDSGPKGEPGNSGPQGPPGPQGEEGKRGPTGELGATGPAGGRGARGSPGSRGMPGSEGRTGPIGMPGARGSSGAPGPRGPPGDAGRAGESGPAGLRGLPGSPGSSGPPGKEGASGPAGQDGRTGPPGPTGPRGQPGNIGFPGPKGPSGDAGKPGDKGSTGATGLRGLPGPDGNNGATGPTGPAGGPGEKGEQGAAGAPGFQGLPGPAGGPGEAGKPGERGIPGDHGVAGPAGTKGERGNPGAAGASGAQGPIGPRGPAGAPGSDGGKGEPGAAGAAGAAGHQGPGGMPGERGAAGVPGAKGEKGEAGREGSPGNDGPPGRPGNPGFKGDRGEPGPAGSMGLAGSPGPAGPTGASGRPGNRGEAGPSGPSGPAGAAGARGAAGPAGTRGEKGVAGEKGERGMKGLRGHAGLQGMPGPSGPSGDTGSAGPSGTAGPRGPAGPHGPPGKDGRAGSHGAIGSPGARGPPGYVGPAGPAGSPGLPGPPGPAGGGYDVSGYDEYRADQPALRAKDYEVDATIKSLNTQIENLLTPEGSRKNPARTCRDIKLSHPDWSSGFYYIDPNQGCINDAIKVFCDFSTRETCIHAHPESIAHKNWYRSTESKKHVWFGETINGGTEFTYNDETLSPQSMATQLAFMRLLSNQASQNITYHCKNSNAYMSEETGNLKKAVVLQGSNDVELRAEGNSRFTFSVLEDGCTRHTGEWSKTVIEYRTNKPSRLPILDIAPLDIGGADQEFGLDIGPVCFK; this is translated from the exons ATGCTCAGCTTTGTGGATTCTCGGATTCTGTTGCTGCTTGCAGTAACTTCATACCTAGCGTCATGCCAAT TCTCG GGTCCCAGAGGAGACAAAGGACCTCGAGGTGACAGG GGTCCTAAGGGCCCAAATGGAAGAGACGGCAAACCCGGACTCCCTGGCCCCGCTGGCCCTCCTGGCCCCCCTGGACTCGGAGGA AACTTTGCTGCTCAGTATGATGGTTCAAAAGCTCCCGATCCCGCCCCTGGACCCCCG GGTTTGGTGGGACCTAGAGGCCCTCCCGGACCTCCTGGACCCCCT GGACCTCAGGGACACACCGGACACCCTGGTGAGCCCGGAGAGCCTGGACAGACT GGCCCCCTCGGTGCTCGTGGCCCACCTGGACCCCCTGGCAAATCTGGAGAGGAT GGTAACAACggcagacctggtaagcccggAGACAGAGGAACCCCCGGCCCACAG GGCGCTCGTGGATTCCCCGGAACCCCTGGACTTCCAGGAATGAAGGGACACAGA GGTTACACTGGTCTGGATGGACGCAAGGGAGAGAATGGTGGTGCTGGCGCTAAG GGTGAGCCTGGTGCCCACGGAGCTGCCGGAAGTCCTGGACTGGCT GGAGCTCGTGGTATGTCTGGAGAGAGAGGACGGGCTGGCCCTGCTGGCCCTGCTGGTGCCCGTGGTGCTGATGGCAACGTTGGACCCGCTGGCCCTGCT GGTCCCCTTGGAGCTGCTGGTCCCCCAGGTTTCCCCGGTGGCCCCGGACCCAAA GGAGAGATTGGACCTGCTGGAGCTACTGGCCCAACTGGAGCTCAGGGAGCAAGAGGAGAGCCCGGTCTCAATGGTGCTGTTGGCCCCGTTGGTCCCGCT GGTAACCCTGGTGCTAATGGTCTGAACGGAGCCAAGGGAGCTGCT GGCACCCCTGGTGTTGCTGGAGCTCCTGGCTTCCCTGGACCAAGAGGAGGACCTGGACCCCAGGGCCCTCAGGGTCCTGCTGGACAGAGAGGCCTTTCT GGAGATCCTGGTGCTCAGGGTGTTAAGGGAGATAGCGGACCCAAAGGAGAGCCT GGTAACTCTGGACCTCAGGGACCCCCCGGACCTCAGGGTGAGGAGGGCAAGAGAGGACCAACTGGTGAGCTTGGTGCCACTGGACCTGCTGGAGGCCGTGGAGCTAGA GGATCCCCCGGCAGCCGTGGCATGCCTGGTAGTGAGGGAAGAACTGGCCCAATT GGCATGCCTGGTGCCCGTGGTTCCAGTGGTGCTCCTGGACCTCGTGGACCCCCTGGAGATGCTGGCCGCGCCGGAGAATCTGGCCCAGCTGGTCTCAGG GGTCTCCCAGGAAGCCCTGGAAGCTCCGGACCCCCAGGAAAGGAGGGAGCCTCT GGCCCCGCCGGACAAGATGGCCGCACTGGACCTCCCGGCCCAACTGGACCAAGAGGCCAGCCCGGAAACATTGGTTTCCCCGGACCCAAAGGACCTTCT GGTGACGCTGGCAAGCCTGGAGATAAGGGATCCACTGGTGCCACTGGTCTGAGA GGACTCCCTGGACCTGACGGCAACAATGGAGCCACTGGCCCAACTGGACCCGCT GGCGGCCCTGGTGAGAAGGGAGAGCAGGGAGCTGCTGGAGCACCTGGCTTCCAG ggTCTGCCTGGACCCGCTGGAGGGCCTGGAGAGGCTGGCAAGCCCGGAGAGAGA GGAATCCCAGGGGACCATGGAGTTGCTGGACCTGCTGGTACCAAG GGAGAGCGTGGTAACCCTGGTGCTGCTGGAGCTTCTGGCGCTCAGGGACCTATTGGACCCCGTGGACCCGCTGGAGCCCCCGGAAGCGATGGTGGCAAG GGAGAGCCTGgcgctgctggagctgctggtgctgctggaCACCAGGGACCAGGTGGCATGCCTGGTGAGCGTGGAGCTGCTGGTGTTCCAGGAGCCAAGGGAGAGAAG GGAGAGGCTGGACGTGAG GGTAGCCCCGGTAACGATGGACCCCCTGGCCGTCCTGGTAATCCTGGATTCAAG GGAGACCGTGGTGAGCCCGGACCTGCTGGTTCCATGGGACTTGCTGGTTCCCCCGGACCTGCTGGACCCACTGGAGCTTCTGGCAGACCTGGAAACCGTGGAGAGGCT GGCCCATCTGGTCCCTCTGGACCCGCTGGCGCCGCTGGAGCTAGAGGTGCCGCT GGACCTGCTGGAACCCGTGGTGAGAAGGGAGTAGctggagaaaaaggagagagaggcatGAAGGGTCTGCGTGGACATGCTGGTCTCCAGGGAATGCCCGGACCTTCT GGACCATCTGGTGACACTGGATCTGCTGGACCAAGTGGAACTGCTGGACCCAGA GGACCTGCTGGACCCCACGGACCCCCTGGTAAGGATGGCAGAGCTGGCAGCCATGGTGCTATTGGCTCTCCTGGTGCTCGTGGACCCCCTGGATACGTCGGACCTGCT GGTCCTGCTGGATCTCCTGGTCTGCCTGGACCTCCTGGCCCCGCTGGTGGTGGATATGATGTCTCTGGATATGATGAGTACAGAGCCGATCAGCCCGCCCTGAGAGCCAAGGACTACGAGGTTGATGCCACCATCAAGTCCCTCAACACTCAGATCGAGAACCTGCTCACCCCTGAGGGATCCAGGAAGAACCCTGCCCGCACCTGCCGTGACATCAAGCTCAGCCACCCCGACTGGAGCAGCG GATTCTACTATATTGACCCCAACCAGGGATGCATCAATGATGCCATCAAGGTGTTCTGCGACTTCTCCACCCGCGAGACCTGCATCCATGCACACCCCGAGAGCATCGCCCACAAGAACTGGTACAGAAGCACCGAGAGCAAGAAGCACGTCTGGTTCGGCGAGACCATCAACGGTGGTACTGAG TTTACCTACAACGATGAGACACTCAGCCCACAGAGCATGGCCACCCAACTTGCCTTCATGCGCCTGCTGTCCAACCAGGCTAGCCAGAACATCACCTACCATTGCAAGAACAGCAACGCCTACATGAGTGAGGAGACCGGTAACCTGAAGAAGGCTGTGGTTCTCCAGGGCTCCAATGATGTAGAGCTAAGAGCTGAGGGCAACAGCCGCTTCACCTTCTCCGTGCTGGAGGACGGCTGCACT AGACACACTGGTGAATGGAGCAAGACAGTGATTGAGTACAGAACGAATAAACCATCTCGCCTGCCCATCCTCGACATTGCACCTTTGGACATTGGTGGAGCTGATCAGGAGTTTGGTTTGGACATTGGCCCAGTCTGTTTCAAATAA
- the col1a2 gene encoding collagen alpha-2(I) chain isoform X6 — translation MLSFVDSRILLLLAVTSYLASCQFSGPRGDKGPRGDRGPKGPNGRDGKPGLPGPAGPPGPPGLGGNFAAQYDGSKAPDPAPGPPGLVGPRGPPGPPGPPGPQGHTGHPGEPGEPGQTGPLGARGPPGPPGKSGEDGNNGRPGKPGDRGTPGPQGARGFPGTPGLPGMKGHRGYTGLDGRKGENGGAGAKGEPGAHGAAGSPGLAGARGMSGERGRAGPAGPAGARGADGNVGPAGPAGPLGAAGPPGFPGGPGPKGEIGPAGATGPTGAQGARGEPGLNGAVGPVGPAGNPGANGLNGAKGAAGTPGVAGAPGFPGPRGGPGPQGPQGPAGQRGLSGDPGAQGVKGDSGPKGEPGNSGPQGPPGPQGEEGKRGPTGELGATGPAGGRGARGSPGSRGMPGSEGRTGPIGMPGARGSSGAPGPRGPPGDAGRAGESGPAGLRGLPGSPGSSGPPGKEGASGPAGQDGRTGPPGPTGPRGQPGNIGFPGPKGPSGDAGKPGDKGSTGATGLRGLPGPDGNNGATGPTGPAGGPGEKGEQGAAGAPGFQGLPGPAGGPGEAGKPGERGIPGDHGVAGPAGTKGERGNPGAAGASGAQGPIGPRGPAGAPGSDGGKGEPGAAGAAGAAGHQGPGGMPGERGAAGVPGAKGEKGEGGHRGPEGNAGRDGSRGMPGPAGPPGPTGANGDKGESGGFGPSGPAGPRGAPGERGEVGPAGSAGFAGPPGADGQTGARGERGPAGVKGETGAAGPAGPAGQSGPAGPAGSPGLPGPPGPAGGGYDVSGYDEYRADQPALRAKDYEVDATIKSLNTQIENLLTPEGSRKNPARTCRDIKLSHPDWSSGFYYIDPNQGCINDAIKVFCDFSTRETCIHAHPESIAHKNWYRSTESKKHVWFGETINGGTEFTYNDETLSPQSMATQLAFMRLLSNQASQNITYHCKNSNAYMSEETGNLKKAVVLQGSNDVELRAEGNSRFTFSVLEDGCTRHTGEWSKTVIEYRTNKPSRLPILDIAPLDIGGADQEFGLDIGPVCFK, via the exons ATGCTCAGCTTTGTGGATTCTCGGATTCTGTTGCTGCTTGCAGTAACTTCATACCTAGCGTCATGCCAAT TCTCG GGTCCCAGAGGAGACAAAGGACCTCGAGGTGACAGG GGTCCTAAGGGCCCAAATGGAAGAGACGGCAAACCCGGACTCCCTGGCCCCGCTGGCCCTCCTGGCCCCCCTGGACTCGGAGGA AACTTTGCTGCTCAGTATGATGGTTCAAAAGCTCCCGATCCCGCCCCTGGACCCCCG GGTTTGGTGGGACCTAGAGGCCCTCCCGGACCTCCTGGACCCCCT GGACCTCAGGGACACACCGGACACCCTGGTGAGCCCGGAGAGCCTGGACAGACT GGCCCCCTCGGTGCTCGTGGCCCACCTGGACCCCCTGGCAAATCTGGAGAGGAT GGTAACAACggcagacctggtaagcccggAGACAGAGGAACCCCCGGCCCACAG GGCGCTCGTGGATTCCCCGGAACCCCTGGACTTCCAGGAATGAAGGGACACAGA GGTTACACTGGTCTGGATGGACGCAAGGGAGAGAATGGTGGTGCTGGCGCTAAG GGTGAGCCTGGTGCCCACGGAGCTGCCGGAAGTCCTGGACTGGCT GGAGCTCGTGGTATGTCTGGAGAGAGAGGACGGGCTGGCCCTGCTGGCCCTGCTGGTGCCCGTGGTGCTGATGGCAACGTTGGACCCGCTGGCCCTGCT GGTCCCCTTGGAGCTGCTGGTCCCCCAGGTTTCCCCGGTGGCCCCGGACCCAAA GGAGAGATTGGACCTGCTGGAGCTACTGGCCCAACTGGAGCTCAGGGAGCAAGAGGAGAGCCCGGTCTCAATGGTGCTGTTGGCCCCGTTGGTCCCGCT GGTAACCCTGGTGCTAATGGTCTGAACGGAGCCAAGGGAGCTGCT GGCACCCCTGGTGTTGCTGGAGCTCCTGGCTTCCCTGGACCAAGAGGAGGACCTGGACCCCAGGGCCCTCAGGGTCCTGCTGGACAGAGAGGCCTTTCT GGAGATCCTGGTGCTCAGGGTGTTAAGGGAGATAGCGGACCCAAAGGAGAGCCT GGTAACTCTGGACCTCAGGGACCCCCCGGACCTCAGGGTGAGGAGGGCAAGAGAGGACCAACTGGTGAGCTTGGTGCCACTGGACCTGCTGGAGGCCGTGGAGCTAGA GGATCCCCCGGCAGCCGTGGCATGCCTGGTAGTGAGGGAAGAACTGGCCCAATT GGCATGCCTGGTGCCCGTGGTTCCAGTGGTGCTCCTGGACCTCGTGGACCCCCTGGAGATGCTGGCCGCGCCGGAGAATCTGGCCCAGCTGGTCTCAGG GGTCTCCCAGGAAGCCCTGGAAGCTCCGGACCCCCAGGAAAGGAGGGAGCCTCT GGCCCCGCCGGACAAGATGGCCGCACTGGACCTCCCGGCCCAACTGGACCAAGAGGCCAGCCCGGAAACATTGGTTTCCCCGGACCCAAAGGACCTTCT GGTGACGCTGGCAAGCCTGGAGATAAGGGATCCACTGGTGCCACTGGTCTGAGA GGACTCCCTGGACCTGACGGCAACAATGGAGCCACTGGCCCAACTGGACCCGCT GGCGGCCCTGGTGAGAAGGGAGAGCAGGGAGCTGCTGGAGCACCTGGCTTCCAG ggTCTGCCTGGACCCGCTGGAGGGCCTGGAGAGGCTGGCAAGCCCGGAGAGAGA GGAATCCCAGGGGACCATGGAGTTGCTGGACCTGCTGGTACCAAG GGAGAGCGTGGTAACCCTGGTGCTGCTGGAGCTTCTGGCGCTCAGGGACCTATTGGACCCCGTGGACCCGCTGGAGCCCCCGGAAGCGATGGTGGCAAG GGAGAGCCTGgcgctgctggagctgctggtgctgctggaCACCAGGGACCAGGTGGCATGCCTGGTGAGCGTGGAGCTGCTGGTGTTCCAGGAGCCAAGGGAGAGAAG GGAGAGGGTGGACACAGAGGACCTGAAGGCAATGCTGGCAGAGATGGTAGCCGT GGTATGCCCGGACCTGCCGGACCTCCTGGACCCACTGGAGCTAATGGGGATAAG GGTGAGAGTGGTGGCTTTGGACCCTCTGGCCCCGCTGGACCTCGTGGAGCCCCT GGAGAGCGTGGAGAGGTTGGCCCTGCTGGATCTGCTGGATTCGCTGGACCCCCT GGCGCTGATGGTCAGACCGGAGCAAGAGGAGAGCGTGGACCTGCCGGAGTCAAGGGAGAAACTGGCGCCGCCGGCCCTGCTGGACCCGCTGGACAGTCCGGACCTGCT GGTCCTGCTGGATCTCCTGGTCTGCCTGGACCTCCTGGCCCCGCTGGTGGTGGATATGATGTCTCTGGATATGATGAGTACAGAGCCGATCAGCCCGCCCTGAGAGCCAAGGACTACGAGGTTGATGCCACCATCAAGTCCCTCAACACTCAGATCGAGAACCTGCTCACCCCTGAGGGATCCAGGAAGAACCCTGCCCGCACCTGCCGTGACATCAAGCTCAGCCACCCCGACTGGAGCAGCG GATTCTACTATATTGACCCCAACCAGGGATGCATCAATGATGCCATCAAGGTGTTCTGCGACTTCTCCACCCGCGAGACCTGCATCCATGCACACCCCGAGAGCATCGCCCACAAGAACTGGTACAGAAGCACCGAGAGCAAGAAGCACGTCTGGTTCGGCGAGACCATCAACGGTGGTACTGAG TTTACCTACAACGATGAGACACTCAGCCCACAGAGCATGGCCACCCAACTTGCCTTCATGCGCCTGCTGTCCAACCAGGCTAGCCAGAACATCACCTACCATTGCAAGAACAGCAACGCCTACATGAGTGAGGAGACCGGTAACCTGAAGAAGGCTGTGGTTCTCCAGGGCTCCAATGATGTAGAGCTAAGAGCTGAGGGCAACAGCCGCTTCACCTTCTCCGTGCTGGAGGACGGCTGCACT AGACACACTGGTGAATGGAGCAAGACAGTGATTGAGTACAGAACGAATAAACCATCTCGCCTGCCCATCCTCGACATTGCACCTTTGGACATTGGTGGAGCTGATCAGGAGTTTGGTTTGGACATTGGCCCAGTCTGTTTCAAATAA
- the col1a2 gene encoding collagen alpha-2(I) chain isoform X3: MLSFVDSRILLLLAVTSYLASCQFSGPRGDKGPRGDRGPKGPNGRDGKPGLPGPAGPPGPPGLGGNFAAQYDGSKAPDPAPGPPGLVGPRGPPGPPGPPGPQGHTGHPGEPGEPGQTGPLGARGPPGPPGKSGEDGNNGRPGKPGDRGTPGPQGARGFPGTPGLPGMKGHRGYTGLDGRKGENGGAGAKGEPGAHGAAGSPGLAGARGMSGERGRAGPAGPAGARGADGNVGPAGPAGPLGAAGPPGFPGGPGPKGEIGPAGATGPTGAQGARGEPGLNGAVGPVGPAGNPGANGLNGAKGAAGTPGVAGAPGFPGPRGGPGPQGPQGPAGQRGLSGDPGAQGVKGDSGPKGEPGNSGPQGPPGPQGEEGKRGPTGELGATGPAGGRGARGSPGSRGMPGSEGRTGPIGMPGARGSSGAPGPRGPPGDAGRAGESGPAGLRGLPGSPGSSGPPGKEGASGPAGQDGRTGPPGPTGPRGQPGNIGFPGPKGPSGDAGKPGDKGSTGATGLRGLPGPDGNNGATGPTGPAGGPGEKGEQGAAGAPGFQGLPGPAGGPGEAGKPGERGIPGDHGVAGPAGTKGERGNPGAAGASGAQGPIGPRGPAGAPGSDGGKGEPGAAGAAGAAGHQGPGGMPGERGAAGVPGAKGEKGEGGHRGPEGNAGRDGSRGMPGPAGPPGPTGANGDKGESGGFGPSGPAGPRGAPGERGEVGPAGSAGFAGPPGADGQTGARGERGPAGVKGETGAAGPAGPAGQSGPAGPSGAAGPAGPRGDNGPPGLTGFSGAAGRVGAAGPAGPSGPPGTSGPLGLQGFVGLPGARGDRGAPGGAGALGEPGRVGPPGPSGARGPPGNIGLPGMTGPQGEAGREGSPGNDGPPGRPGNPGFKGDRGEPGPAGSMGLAGSPGPAGPTGASGRPGNRGEAGPSGPSGPAGAAGARGAAGPAGTRGEKGVAGEKGERGMKGLRGHAGLQGMPGPSGPSGDTGSAGPSGTAGPRGPAGPHGPPGKDGRAGSHGAIGSPGARGPPGYVGPAGPAGSPGLPGPPGPAGGGYDVSGYDEYRADQPALRAKDYEVDATIKSLNTQIENLLTPEGSRKNPARTCRDIKLSHPDWSSGFYYIDPNQGCINDAIKVFCDFSTRETCIHAHPESIAHKNWYRSTESKKHVWFGETINGGTEFTYNDETLSPQSMATQLAFMRLLSNQASQNITYHCKNSNAYMSEETGNLKKAVVLQGSNDVELRAEGNSRFTFSVLEDGCTRHTGEWSKTVIEYRTNKPSRLPILDIAPLDIGGADQEFGLDIGPVCFK, translated from the exons ATGCTCAGCTTTGTGGATTCTCGGATTCTGTTGCTGCTTGCAGTAACTTCATACCTAGCGTCATGCCAAT TCTCG GGTCCCAGAGGAGACAAAGGACCTCGAGGTGACAGG GGTCCTAAGGGCCCAAATGGAAGAGACGGCAAACCCGGACTCCCTGGCCCCGCTGGCCCTCCTGGCCCCCCTGGACTCGGAGGA AACTTTGCTGCTCAGTATGATGGTTCAAAAGCTCCCGATCCCGCCCCTGGACCCCCG GGTTTGGTGGGACCTAGAGGCCCTCCCGGACCTCCTGGACCCCCT GGACCTCAGGGACACACCGGACACCCTGGTGAGCCCGGAGAGCCTGGACAGACT GGCCCCCTCGGTGCTCGTGGCCCACCTGGACCCCCTGGCAAATCTGGAGAGGAT GGTAACAACggcagacctggtaagcccggAGACAGAGGAACCCCCGGCCCACAG GGCGCTCGTGGATTCCCCGGAACCCCTGGACTTCCAGGAATGAAGGGACACAGA GGTTACACTGGTCTGGATGGACGCAAGGGAGAGAATGGTGGTGCTGGCGCTAAG GGTGAGCCTGGTGCCCACGGAGCTGCCGGAAGTCCTGGACTGGCT GGAGCTCGTGGTATGTCTGGAGAGAGAGGACGGGCTGGCCCTGCTGGCCCTGCTGGTGCCCGTGGTGCTGATGGCAACGTTGGACCCGCTGGCCCTGCT GGTCCCCTTGGAGCTGCTGGTCCCCCAGGTTTCCCCGGTGGCCCCGGACCCAAA GGAGAGATTGGACCTGCTGGAGCTACTGGCCCAACTGGAGCTCAGGGAGCAAGAGGAGAGCCCGGTCTCAATGGTGCTGTTGGCCCCGTTGGTCCCGCT GGTAACCCTGGTGCTAATGGTCTGAACGGAGCCAAGGGAGCTGCT GGCACCCCTGGTGTTGCTGGAGCTCCTGGCTTCCCTGGACCAAGAGGAGGACCTGGACCCCAGGGCCCTCAGGGTCCTGCTGGACAGAGAGGCCTTTCT GGAGATCCTGGTGCTCAGGGTGTTAAGGGAGATAGCGGACCCAAAGGAGAGCCT GGTAACTCTGGACCTCAGGGACCCCCCGGACCTCAGGGTGAGGAGGGCAAGAGAGGACCAACTGGTGAGCTTGGTGCCACTGGACCTGCTGGAGGCCGTGGAGCTAGA GGATCCCCCGGCAGCCGTGGCATGCCTGGTAGTGAGGGAAGAACTGGCCCAATT GGCATGCCTGGTGCCCGTGGTTCCAGTGGTGCTCCTGGACCTCGTGGACCCCCTGGAGATGCTGGCCGCGCCGGAGAATCTGGCCCAGCTGGTCTCAGG GGTCTCCCAGGAAGCCCTGGAAGCTCCGGACCCCCAGGAAAGGAGGGAGCCTCT GGCCCCGCCGGACAAGATGGCCGCACTGGACCTCCCGGCCCAACTGGACCAAGAGGCCAGCCCGGAAACATTGGTTTCCCCGGACCCAAAGGACCTTCT GGTGACGCTGGCAAGCCTGGAGATAAGGGATCCACTGGTGCCACTGGTCTGAGA GGACTCCCTGGACCTGACGGCAACAATGGAGCCACTGGCCCAACTGGACCCGCT GGCGGCCCTGGTGAGAAGGGAGAGCAGGGAGCTGCTGGAGCACCTGGCTTCCAG ggTCTGCCTGGACCCGCTGGAGGGCCTGGAGAGGCTGGCAAGCCCGGAGAGAGA GGAATCCCAGGGGACCATGGAGTTGCTGGACCTGCTGGTACCAAG GGAGAGCGTGGTAACCCTGGTGCTGCTGGAGCTTCTGGCGCTCAGGGACCTATTGGACCCCGTGGACCCGCTGGAGCCCCCGGAAGCGATGGTGGCAAG GGAGAGCCTGgcgctgctggagctgctggtgctgctggaCACCAGGGACCAGGTGGCATGCCTGGTGAGCGTGGAGCTGCTGGTGTTCCAGGAGCCAAGGGAGAGAAG GGAGAGGGTGGACACAGAGGACCTGAAGGCAATGCTGGCAGAGATGGTAGCCGT GGTATGCCCGGACCTGCCGGACCTCCTGGACCCACTGGAGCTAATGGGGATAAG GGTGAGAGTGGTGGCTTTGGACCCTCTGGCCCCGCTGGACCTCGTGGAGCCCCT GGAGAGCGTGGAGAGGTTGGCCCTGCTGGATCTGCTGGATTCGCTGGACCCCCT GGCGCTGATGGTCAGACCGGAGCAAGAGGAGAGCGTGGACCTGCCGGAGTCAAGGGAGAAACTGGCGCCGCCGGCCCTGCTGGACCCGCTGGACAGTCCGGACCTGCT GGTCCTTCTGGCGCTGCTGGACCTGCTGGTCCTCGTGGAGACAACGGCCCACCT GGTCTGACTGGTTTCTCTGGTGCTGCTGGCAGAGTTGGTGCAGCTGGTCCCGCT GGTCCTAGTGGTCCCCCTGGAACCAGTGGTCCTCTTGGACTTCAGGGATTCGTTGGTCTTCCCGGTGCTAGAGGAGATCGTGGTGCACCTGGTGGTGCTGGTGCTTTG GGAGAGCCTGGTAGAGTTGGACCTCCTGGTCCCTCTGGAGCCCGTGGTCCCCCTGGCAACATTGGCCTGCCTGGTATGACCGGACCTCAGGGAGAGGCTGGACGTGAG GGTAGCCCCGGTAACGATGGACCCCCTGGCCGTCCTGGTAATCCTGGATTCAAG GGAGACCGTGGTGAGCCCGGACCTGCTGGTTCCATGGGACTTGCTGGTTCCCCCGGACCTGCTGGACCCACTGGAGCTTCTGGCAGACCTGGAAACCGTGGAGAGGCT GGCCCATCTGGTCCCTCTGGACCCGCTGGCGCCGCTGGAGCTAGAGGTGCCGCT GGACCTGCTGGAACCCGTGGTGAGAAGGGAGTAGctggagaaaaaggagagagaggcatGAAGGGTCTGCGTGGACATGCTGGTCTCCAGGGAATGCCCGGACCTTCT GGACCATCTGGTGACACTGGATCTGCTGGACCAAGTGGAACTGCTGGACCCAGA GGACCTGCTGGACCCCACGGACCCCCTGGTAAGGATGGCAGAGCTGGCAGCCATGGTGCTATTGGCTCTCCTGGTGCTCGTGGACCCCCTGGATACGTCGGACCTGCT GGTCCTGCTGGATCTCCTGGTCTGCCTGGACCTCCTGGCCCCGCTGGTGGTGGATATGATGTCTCTGGATATGATGAGTACAGAGCCGATCAGCCCGCCCTGAGAGCCAAGGACTACGAGGTTGATGCCACCATCAAGTCCCTCAACACTCAGATCGAGAACCTGCTCACCCCTGAGGGATCCAGGAAGAACCCTGCCCGCACCTGCCGTGACATCAAGCTCAGCCACCCCGACTGGAGCAGCG GATTCTACTATATTGACCCCAACCAGGGATGCATCAATGATGCCATCAAGGTGTTCTGCGACTTCTCCACCCGCGAGACCTGCATCCATGCACACCCCGAGAGCATCGCCCACAAGAACTGGTACAGAAGCACCGAGAGCAAGAAGCACGTCTGGTTCGGCGAGACCATCAACGGTGGTACTGAG TTTACCTACAACGATGAGACACTCAGCCCACAGAGCATGGCCACCCAACTTGCCTTCATGCGCCTGCTGTCCAACCAGGCTAGCCAGAACATCACCTACCATTGCAAGAACAGCAACGCCTACATGAGTGAGGAGACCGGTAACCTGAAGAAGGCTGTGGTTCTCCAGGGCTCCAATGATGTAGAGCTAAGAGCTGAGGGCAACAGCCGCTTCACCTTCTCCGTGCTGGAGGACGGCTGCACT AGACACACTGGTGAATGGAGCAAGACAGTGATTGAGTACAGAACGAATAAACCATCTCGCCTGCCCATCCTCGACATTGCACCTTTGGACATTGGTGGAGCTGATCAGGAGTTTGGTTTGGACATTGGCCCAGTCTGTTTCAAATAA